The Osmerus mordax isolate fOsmMor3 chromosome 5, fOsmMor3.pri, whole genome shotgun sequence DNA window CAAGTAAAGCAATAATGTTACCTACTTGGTCGCAGTGTACGATATCATAACCAGCAGACCACTGCTGTCAAACACTGTCACAACATTAGCAGGTTTCACAGTCTTACATTCAACATTGATACTGTTAGATTACTTGAGTGAGGGGCTACTTTACCTTTTTGAGATCGTGTCTTGGGTCATTCCATGTTGTTTTGCGATTATTGTGATCCACAAAAAAAGGCCATCCTGTCTGTGGGTCAATTTTTATTTCCCATCCAAGCGGTAGAGGGTCGTCATTTGACATTGTTACCAGCGGTGAGTGCGTCTTCATGCTGTTCATTCTGTCCGCTCCTTAGTACTGTGCCATTTTATACAGAAGGGGACCCTTTAAAGATTCCTTGCGGTGACGTCTGAAAAGGGGCTGGAAGTTTCTCGAAATAGCACGATCAACGTTAGAAAAAGCTCTAAGTGACATGTGTATCACCCTATACATGGAAAGTTCCAGGTCCTTCTTGTAACATGTTACAATGTTTCAGAAAACAACTCTTTGGATTGCAACTAAACTACAATTTAATGAATGTGTTATTCATGTATTATTAGGCTATTTCGCAAATGTCCACGGTATTTTGTGTTGGTCCGTGGAAATCTTGTATCGTTTATAAGACCTCTTCGAATATTCGGCTATGATATCCTCCTGCACAATACCTTCACGCTTTACCCGTTTCATAACTTGTAACGTTATATCCAATGTTACTGGAATGTGTTTTGTAGAATTATTATATATAGACTAACAGTAATAGTGTAGTAACTCCAAATTCCAGACATTGTACATGCGCAATGGCACTTACACGTTCGTCATATCTTCCCTACCTTCTGATTTGCGCCATTTTCTACTAGCTGGCTGGACTAGCTTCTAAGAAATAATTATTCCCAGGATCACCTAGCTAGTTGTTATTAGCTGAATAGTCGACACAGCTGAATATCTCTGCATGAGCATGGAAGACGAAAGCCATCCCAAAACTCTGTAAGTAATGCTTACAAAACGGTTGTCAGTGTCACGGAACCAGCTGGCTACTAGTAGCTACTAGCTAGTATAATCACCCTGCAATGTTCTTGGAATAATAGTAGCTAACCcaggtaactagctagctaatctAGCAAGGTAGGTTACCATGCGAGTCAAACGAACCAGCCAGAGCCACACATGTTAGCTTGCTACTGTCGACATTCAGATATAATAGGTAAATGTACCCCTAGCCTCAGCTATACCTAGCTATCTAACCAGCTAATAGAGTAATTTCGAACAAAGCATCACTCGTTCTCTTGTTACAAATGCTAACGACATTAGCTTGTCATCTTGGTCTACTAGCCAGTGTGGCTAGCACCAAGACAGACCGCCACTACAATAGCAGAACAAAGTACACCTCACTTAGCAGATATGTATTGCTACCCTACCTGTACGTACTTTCTATGTCATAAAATGATCAACAAATCACACTCTTATGTCATTTCACCCGCCTTTGTTTCTCTCCCAGATATGTTGGTAACCTTTCCAGAGATGTAACAGAAATTCTGATACTCCAACTCTTCACTCAGATAGGCCCTTGCAAAAGTTGTAAAATGATCACCGAGGTAAGAATATCAGTTTGTGCAGCAAAATATGTAAATTAACTGCCTTTGGATTTCATTGTCATTAAAAAACATCATCTTGCAGTAATTGTTGTGTCCTACATTTGATCAAGACCTGGTGACATGATGAAATTGAACACGTAGAAGTTGTCATGTTTTGGGCTATAATTTCCTTTCCTGGCTTTTTTTTCTCAGCAACCCGATAGCAGGAGGATGAATTCTTCTGTCGGGTTTTCTGTTTTGCAGCAAACAAGCAACGATCCGTATTGTTTTGTGGAGTTCTACGAACATAGAGacgctgctgctgctctggCAGCCATGAATGGGAGGAAAATATTAGGAAAGGTAATTTTTGTGAAAAAATAAATGAAGTACAAATGTAGGAAAGGGTTCTCTACACTTTGTAACACGTTACCTGCCTTATTACTCTGGTCACTTAAGTATTGGTTTTCAGAAACCAAAAATATCTATCGGCCACAGACTTTGATTATGTGAAATCTTTTTTTCTCCAGGAAGTGAAGGTCAATTGGGCCACCACTCCAAGTAGCCAAAAGAAGGACACATCCAGTGAGTGTCCTATGCCCTTGTCATTGTTGGCCTGTACTAAAGTTAATGAGTTGATTTGACAAATTACAGCAATGGCAATTAATAACACTTGCTTGCACTTTGCGAATTTGCAAAGTGCAAGCAAGTGTTATTAATTGCCATTGCTGTAATTTGTCAAATTAACTCAGATATGCAAGTGTGCTTTAGCATTAATAGTTAACAAATTTGTATTGGTCGTTTCAGATCATTTCCATGTTTTTGTGGGTGATCTGAGCCCTGAGATCACCACGGAAGATGTCAAAGCCGCATTCGCACCTTTTGGGAAAATATCGTAAGTTTTAAATGGGAAGACTTAACTTGAATTTGCTCATTAATATGTTTTTCTACCTACCGTAATGCAGGACTTTTTACAGGATGTACAGGAAAATATAAAAGCAGTTGTGGCAAAGAGAAATTAGGCAGTAGATGACACATTTGGATAAAACACATTGTAATTTTTTCACCAGACATCTTTATTTTGCTATTGATATATTTAGGAAATGGTAAGTACTTTTTAAAGTGCAATTTACAGTGGCAGAACAAGCTTGTGTGTAAATGAAAAGCTTTCAGCTTCTGAAGTTATGAGTAAGTAAAGTAATAGCACTCTGGTTATTTTACAGAAATGCTCATAGGATTGGACAGGAGCTTGAAGGCTAACAGCAAGGAACAGTGCACACTGGAAACTCagatgtagttttttttttcctcatctATTTATTCTGTTTCTTTCAATTTATTGCAGATAATTTGTGATGACATAACTTATTAATACACTCCAGTTTCCAAGTATTCCTTTTGAGATTTAGCCAATGTAAATTGTCTCATTTTGGTTTGCTTAGTATTGTTGATAGCTTAATGCTCCTTTCCTAAAGTTCTGAAAATTTTCAATTTTTCAAAATTTGCAGCTCCCCAAACTCCATATTGGTGGTAAAGAATTGACCAGGAAAAATAACGAAATCTGTTAACAGGCCATGTATGCCTTTTTAATTCCTTTTTCTCTTTGATATTTTAATATATTTCTATTGGTAGGATACCATCAGTAACTGCTAGGAATGCATGGTAATACATATAAAATGTTGCTTTCTGACTTGCTGATTTCAGACAGTAAATTAAGtgtgaatatttattttaatgaaCTATTTATTGGCAGGGATCCCTTTTATTGAAAATGAATATGAAAACAGCTAACTCAACAGTGTAGGTTGCATGTCTTTGTAATGGTGTTTTAAAATGCTGCTTTGCTTTCAAGTTACCAGTATAGGTTTTACGGTAGATTTTAACATAGGAGAATACATGTATAGATgatcgtctctgtgtgtgtgtgcctctgtgtgggtgtttgtgtgtgtggttcttttAGTTTGACATGTGTAATGCAGTAAGTGTTCTGAAGCTACTTTGGTGTTTTCTTTCAGGGATGCCCGTGTTGTGAAGGACATGACTACAGGGAAATCTAAGGGGTATGGATTTGTGTCCTTCTATAACAAACTGGTAAGGCTCCAGTACAGGAACACGAAATGAAGGTTATTTCTGTTTACTATCCTACTTTTAGTACATTTAATGTAATTTAATATGCTATCATAGATTCACAAACAAATTTGACTTTAGTTATGTTAATCAGATAATATCAAATATGATTTGTTATATACAAATAATTAAGCATAAACTATTTAATTGGAAATATTAATTTAATATTGATCTATTACTGTAGAATATTTAACACAGATCAGAGGGATCTAGTATGTTTTGTGATTCATAGAGTTTTGGAAAAGAAACATTGTCTTTTGTGTCTTCATAGGATGCTGAAAATGCCATAGTGCACATGGGAGGACAGTGGTTAGGAGGGCGTCAGATCAGGACTAACTGGGCCACCCGCAAGCCACCAGCGCCTAAGAGTGTGCCTGATAGTAAGTTTCAAGGAAAAGTCTACCACTCACAGTGTTGCCAGAAGTCAGTTTGTCATCAATTTGTCTTCTATTTTTGACTGTCAGATGGCTCGAAGCAGCTGAGGTTTGAAGATGTGGTCAATCTGTCTAGTCCACAGAACTGCACTGTGTATTGTGGAGGAATCCAGTCAGGACTATCAGGTAAGTGTTTCCTTTTGTAATTTGAAAATGTAGTTACATTCAGGGGTATAATGCGCTGAATAAGTACTTTGATTATGTTAAATTTTTGGAGAAAccaaatatatgtatatatttttatagaATCCTTTTCATTTTTACACTGATAATGAAGTACATTTTGTCTACTTGACAATTTAAGAATAATACTGTGGCAATTGTATTTAGTGTGCTAACACTGCTGTTTTACAAAAGATATACAAAATAATTGGATAAAAATTGCATATGTAATGCTAAAAACTTTTCCACACTCTCAATGGCCTTAACTTTGTCTTTTGTTTTTGCAGAACATCTCATGCGACAGACATTCTCGCCCTTTGGTCAGATAATGGAAATCAGAGTTTTCCCAGAGAAAGGTTACTCATTCATCAGGTAATTTTCTTCCAAATAATGTAGAGTCATTTTTTGCCCCCAGATGGCAACAGCTTAGGACTCAATGATTAATAATCGCCAAGTACTTTTCATGGGGTACATTTGTCAGATAAATAGTTTGCATGTAGTGCCCCTTTTTTGTGCTGATAGTATACTGCGATTACAGAACCCTGCTGAAAGCATATTTCTTTTTAAGGTTTTCGTCCCACGAAAGTGCTGCCCATGCAATTGTTTCAGTGAATGGAACAACCATCGAAGGTCACATTGTTAAATGCTACTGGGGCAAAGAATCTCCTGACATGACCAAGAATGTACAGCAGGTAGTGTGCAGCACCTACAAAAGGGGTCTTAAAGTTACTAAAGCTATTCATTTTTAATTTGCTTCAGTTTTATTCTTGTTGacaaaatgtttttgtctttgtgCAGATGGAATATGGTCAGTGGGGACAGTGGAATCAAATGTATGGCAACCCCCAGCAGTACAGCCAACAGTATGTGACAAATGGGTGGCAGGTGCCCTCTTATGGTGTGTACGGCCAGACATGGAATCAACAAGGATTTGGTGTAGAGTGAGTTGGAGCATTTATTTAATCATACACAGTGAAGGGGCCTTGATTATACACTCATTCAAGTTCGACCGAGTTCCTGACCAGGCTTTCTGCTAGTGTAGAGAAGAGGTATTGTTGCAATTACCAATATATTTTTGTAAACTTTTCTAGTATAAAGCTTGAACAACCTAAACCATGTAGAAATATAATTACAAGGATTGGATTGCCTGTCCCCAAACTTTCATTGGGGAATAGTTTTTACATTTAGCTTCCCATACCTcacctacagtatacaatacaatCAAGGCCCAATTTTAGTACTGTACAATGGTTTGATGTCAGGGCCACACTAAAAAGGCTATATCATTCACAGGGACTCCATTCTGGCAGCAGCCGCACAGAATATTTCAAGGTGACAACTTTATTCATCTTAGCTTTCCAGCAAATCtttcacctctctgtctgtctctctgtctctctgtattgtgttctgatgtgtgtgtgtgtgtgtgtgtgtgtgtgttcacacataTTCTCCCTATCAGGCAGTCTCAGTCTCCAGGCTGGATGGGAGGTTTTGGATCCCCACAGTCGCAACCCCAGCCTGGTCCTGTGATGCCAAATCAGGCCAACTTCAGCATGACtggctaccagacacagtgagcAGGCTCTCACATCAGTCACAGTCTTTCTGCTCCAGGGAATCAGTGGACAACCCATCGTATGTAAATCTGGAACCGCCTCCCACCCAGTGAAGATCACAGGCGCAGTGGCTTATCTCTAGTATGTGAGGGAAACAAAGTTATTTATATGGACGTGTAGtttagaggggtgggggggtttccTGGCTAATGTTTTTTGGCTAGATTTCAACAAATCGTAAGTTCAAGAACTTGGACTAACTTAATGTGTTTTATAGGAGAGATCATCATGTTTTTGATGAGTTACGTTTACCACTTAATGTAGCCTAAAACAGATTTAAAAGTATTTGTACCCTCAGTGTGAAATAGCACTGTAAAcattttagaaactttcttaGTGTTTGGtaaattattttaataatgaacAATCGCTCTCCTTCCCAATTGAGGGTATTTTATCAGATGTATTAAGGTGCAATATGCTTTATTAAAACATGTCCCTATATGACATATGATGCAAAGTGAGGATGTCGATATTTTTCATGTCTTCATCCTCAGAAAACGGGAGCCAATTGTGAGCTACAAAAAGGCTCTGATGTGTAAATTGTTTTAGTATAAAGTTTAGTTCAAGCGTTTTGTTCTGCTGAGTGAATTTTTAAAAATTGCTCATTTGGGGTTGATCTTCTTTTGTAAATAATAAGGCAAATTATGCCATCATGTATAGCCTAATAATCAATTAGTTGCTTTGCTCTCCTTTTTGACATGCAAATACTAGTTTAATTCTTTAATCATCTTATATCTACAAATGTCACTTCTGGGACAGGGTCAAGAAGGCCAAATATGTATATAACCCCTGCTGCGTACTGTATGTAGAAAGAGTTTTTAAGCATGTGCTCTTTTATAGTATCACAAGTTTCACAAACCCAATGctgtacatactgtactttAGGTAGATTGGTGTAAACAGGCTTATAAAATATGTTCTGTATGATTTATAATGAAGCCTTAACTTAAGTCAGTTACAGCCAGTTTTTTTAAAACCTCAAGCTCTTTAGAAGACAAGATTCTATATTCCAATAAGGGTTGTCCCAACTTTGAGGTTGTGTGCCATTTCCACATAATAGCTTGAGATAAGTGGGTTTTGAGTTTGAATTGCACGTTTTTGAAATGTATTATCTTGGTTGCTTAAAGCATTGAATGTAATTGGGTAAATTTGCTTTTAAGAAAGGTGTAGGTAAATTCTTTTCAATAAAAATGGAAATTTATCTGAAAtaaaacaatgatttgaaactGCCTAaccaagtgtctgtgtgtaagtttTATATTCTGCAATTCTAGAAGTCTGTTGACAGATCTTGATACTCGTGACGATTTTAAAAATATAAGCTTTTAATGCCATGTATCACACACAATCATTGATCAGACTTATTTTATTAACAACACATGCTACAAAAGACAGTATCTTAATTAGGCTTCACCAAGCACTATATAGTAACAGCAATTTAGATCTTAACTGTTAATTAATCTTATTTTCTCAAACCTGACCTCATTAAAACCTAATGTACTAGTACATTAAACACGTCTATTGAGTCAGATTTTTGGTTGAACCACTCATAATATTGTACTTAATGTGACCTaacataaaccacagagatcaaTGCCTGAATCGACAATAATAATTACTTAAAAGCACAACACATGGATTAGCAATAGCAACATAAATAAAGTACACAGATGTAATTTATATTAAGTGCTGCAAACTCTGTTAAGAAAATTATTGACAATGTTGTCGACACTTAAATACATGAATATGCAAAGATTTTATCTTATTCTAACTCTACATCATAATTTATAGTATTCCCATTGCCCAAGTATATGATGCAAGTATTGTGCAATTTCTTTCTGGACTAATATAATTGCTTGAATTTATTAATGTTTTTCTGTTGAATTTTATGTATTGTCATTAGTGGTCGTTGGTATTCTTGAATTTAAATTCGATGTAAATATTTGTTACTTTAACATCCTTAAACATGTAAGAGTACAGCATACAAGTTTAAAACTGCTCACCTTAGTATGCCAACATTGTTCCTCAGTATTATTGGTTATGTTGTGCATTTCTTCTCACAATTGTTGTTCTGGCACTAAGCTACATATGGCTGTTTGCCTTGGGCCAGCCTTTGACCAGGTTCTGACCATCATATGTGGTCTGGCCAACAGGAATAGTGGCACTCCATGGTGATGTCTCTGCGTGTATTTCTCTGTTGAGTTGTACCTGAATTTTACCATCTGAAGCAGTCTTTTCACTCTAGAAATTGACACAAAGTCTTAGAAATGTGGTACTCAATTTTGAG harbors:
- the tial1 gene encoding nucleolysin TIAR isoform X2; protein product: MSMEDESHPKTLYVGNLSRDVTEILILQLFTQIGPCKSCKMITEQPDSRRMNSSVGFSVLQQTSNDPYCFVEFYEHRDAAAALAAMNGRKILGKEVKVNWATTPSSQKKDTSNHFHVFVGDLSPEITTEDVKAAFAPFGKISDARVVKDMTTGKSKGYGFVSFYNKLDAENAIVHMGGQWLGGRQIRTNWATRKPPAPKSVPDNGSKQLRFEDVVNLSSPQNCTVYCGGIQSGLSEHLMRQTFSPFGQIMEIRVFPEKGYSFIRFSSHESAAHAIVSVNGTTIEGHIVKCYWGKESPDMTKNVQQMEYGQWGQWNQMYGNPQQYSQQYVTNGWQVPSYGVYGQTWNQQGFGVEQSQSPGWMGGFGSPQSQPQPGPVMPNQANFSMTGYQTQ
- the tial1 gene encoding nucleolysin TIAR isoform X1, with the translated sequence MSMEDESHPKTLYVGNLSRDVTEILILQLFTQIGPCKSCKMITEQPDSRRMNSSVGFSVLQQTSNDPYCFVEFYEHRDAAAALAAMNGRKILGKEVKVNWATTPSSQKKDTSNHFHVFVGDLSPEITTEDVKAAFAPFGKISDARVVKDMTTGKSKGYGFVSFYNKLDAENAIVHMGGQWLGGRQIRTNWATRKPPAPKSVPDNGSKQLRFEDVVNLSSPQNCTVYCGGIQSGLSEHLMRQTFSPFGQIMEIRVFPEKGYSFIRFSSHESAAHAIVSVNGTTIEGHIVKCYWGKESPDMTKNVQQMEYGQWGQWNQMYGNPQQYSQQYVTNGWQVPSYGVYGQTWNQQGFGVEDSILAAAAQNISRQSQSPGWMGGFGSPQSQPQPGPVMPNQANFSMTGYQTQ
- the tial1 gene encoding nucleolysin TIAR isoform X3, which translates into the protein MSMEDESHPKTLYVGNLSRDVTEILILQLFTQIGPCKSCKMITEQPDSRRMNSSVGFSVLQQTSNDPYCFVEFYEHRDAAAALAAMNGRKILGKEVKVNWATTPSSQKKDTSNHFHVFVGDLSPEITTEDVKAAFAPFGKISDARVVKDMTTGKSKGYGFVSFYNKLVRLQYRNTK